A genome region from Gigantopelta aegis isolate Gae_Host chromosome 3, Gae_host_genome, whole genome shotgun sequence includes the following:
- the LOC121367716 gene encoding uncharacterized protein LOC121367716, translating into MILSASVFLLVISTSLALNCNGPADIVVAVPASKDVPDSEFQHIEAFLVNVTRYFSLPQTQIGLILYGNDTEVISGLKSKLNSFETNTRITLLSQRYSYNDTVSGSLDVAGAIRAVHEMLTLNGRQVATKIGVIMTYGGLDHVTTDNETDGSTVDEILLAAGKALGDDVKLYATATNGSIPFFQNITQNTCRLFSFGSMANLKDVVPYIASSMCYLIDGSVVSEQPNNCFPELKQTPPVEEFFSCPATSVEYLPDPTNCAYWYYCVGGSALRQACPAGTLFDASALRCDYKNGVSCFTEISCPEPFGMFNHPSDCSKFLNCFDNIPHVMACPGGTLFNAERGYCDFEVNVQCPVVSV; encoded by the exons ATGATTCTGTCAGCAAGTGTTTTTCTTCTCGTCATTTCGACGTCCTTAGCACTGA ACTGTAATGGTCCGGCAGACATCGTCGTAGCTGTTCCCGCATCAAAAGATGTCCCCGATTCTGAGTTCCAGCACATCGAAGCGTTCCTCGTCAACGTCACCCGATACTTCAGTCTCCCCCAGACTCAGATCGGCCTCATTCTCTACGGTAACGACACCGAGGTCATCTCCGGCTTAAAATCCAAGCTGAACTCGTTTGAGACCAACACCAGAATAACTCTTCTGTCTCAACGATACTCCTACAATGACACCGTTTCCGGCAGCCTCGATGTGGCTGGAGCAATCAGAGCCGTACACGAAATGCTGACCTTGAATGGGCGACAAGTCGCGACCAAGATTGGAGTTATCATGACATACGGTGGATTGGATCACGTGACAACAGACAACGAGACGGACGGATCGACTGTGGACGAGATTCTTCTGGCTGCCGGTAAAGCGCTGGGTGATGACGTCAAACTCTACGCCACAGCGACCAATGGCAGCATTCCATTCTTCCAGAATATCACACAAAACACGTGCAGGTTGTTCAGTTTCGGTAGCATGGCCAACTTGAAGGATGTGGTACCTTACATCGCCAGCAGTATGTGCTACC taatcGACGGGTCGGTCGTGTCAGAACAACCAAACAACTGCTTTCCTG AACTAAAACAGACTCCCCCAGTAGAAGAGTTCTTTTCCTGTCCAGCGACGTCAGTGGAGTACTTGCCCGACCCGACCAACTGCGCCTACTGGTACTACTGTGTGGGTGGGTCCGCCCTGCGACAGGCCTGTCCAGCCGGAACTCTGTTCGACGCGTCCGCCCTGAGATGTGACTACAAGAACGGCGTGTCCTGCTTCACCGAGATCAGCTGCCCAGAGCCGTTCGGGATGTTCAACCACCCGTCCGACTGCTCCAAGTTCCTCAACTGTTTCGACAACATCCCCCACGTCATGGCCTGTCCCGGGGGAACCCTCTTCAACGCTGAGCGCGGGTACTGTGATTTCGAAGTCAATGTCCAGTGTCCGGTTGTTTCGGTGTAA